From Motacilla alba alba isolate MOTALB_02 chromosome 9, Motacilla_alba_V1.0_pri, whole genome shotgun sequence, a single genomic window includes:
- the KCNE4 gene encoding potassium voltage-gated channel subfamily E member 4, which translates to MLKMDHANVTQAMLDAESPSTEKNNSNEYFYILIVMSFYGIFLIGIMLGYMKSKRKEKSSNLLLLYKDEEREWGEAVKPLPTVAGLKSVQIPMMLNMLQESMVPSLSCAICSMEGSSVSSESSSPDVHFTIQEEVLDTELGEVSETPLNESSEGSVENLQKNS; encoded by the coding sequence ATGCTGAAGATGGACCATGCAAATGTGACCCAAGCTATGCTTGATGCTGAATCCCCCAGCACAGAGAAGAACAACAGCAACGAGTATTTTTACATTCTGATTGTCATGTCTTTCTACGGGATCTTCCTGATAGGAATAATGCTTGGCTACATGAAAtccaaaagaaaagagaagtcaTCCAATTTGCTTCTGCTCTACAAAGATGAGGAGAGAGAATGGGGGGAAGCTGTGAAGCCTCTACCAACCGTGGCAGGGCTGAAATCCGTGCAGATCCCCATGATGCTGAACATGCTGCAGGAGAGCATGGTGccatccctgtcctgtgccATCTGCTCCATGGAAGGCAGCAGCGTGAGCTCCGAGTCCTCCTCCCCAGATGTGCACTTCACCATCCAGGAGGAAGTGCTGGACACTGAGCTGGGGGAAGTGTCAGAAACGCCCCTCAACGAGAGCAGCGAGGGTTCTGTGGAAAACCTCCAGAAGAACTCCTAG